GACGGCGCTTCGGTGCGGGTGTCGCCGCTGCCGCTGACCCCGGCGGGTCGGGTCACCCTGACCGGGCCGGTGGAGGTGGTGGCGGCGGTCAGCCCGGAGATGCTCCGGCTGGCCCTGCTCGGCAAGGTGGTGACGGCAGGCGACGACGTGTCGCTGCTGCCGCAGGACGTGCTGCCGGACGCCTCGACGCGCAGCCTCGTCGAGGCGGCCCGGCGCAGCCTCGCCACCACCGTCGGCTTCGCCTGGACGAGCACCCTGCTCACCGTGGTCGCCGTCGACAGGTCCGCCGGATCGCTTGTCACCATGGACACGGTTGTCGCCTGGGAGCACGGCGCGGCGACCCACGGCGAGCCCGTCCCCGCCCCACCGTCCGGGGCGACACCGGCGGCCGACGTGCCGGACGACGCACCCGACGCCCCGCCCGACGTGGACGAACTGCCCGGCCTGCGGGCCCAGGCCGAGGAGCTGACCGAGCTGTTCGATCTCGGCTTCCACCACCGGGAGGTGCTGGGCCGGCTCGGCACCACCATCTCGCTGGGTGTGCTGCTCTCCGGGCCGGCCGGTTCGGGGAAGTCCGCGCTGGTCCGGGCCGTCGCGGCCCGGGTGGGCGCCCGCGTCCACCCGCTGTGGGCGCCCGAGGTGGCCGCGCTCACCAACCAGGCCGCCGCCGACCGGCTGCGCGCCGCCGCGACGGCCGTCCGGGAGAGCGGACCGGCGGTGCTGCTGGTCACCGATGTGGAGGCTCTGGCCCCGGCGGACGAGCCCGGTCCGCTGGCCACCGTGTTCCGGCAGGTGCTCGCGGAGACCGTCCGGGCCGGCGTCGCCGTGGTCTGCACCACAGGTCGACCCGAGGCTGTCGACCCGGCGCTGCGCGCACCCGACCTGTTGTCGCTGCGGATCAGCGTCCCGCTGCCCGACCCGGCCCTGCGCCGTGAGCAGCTCACCGTACTGACCCGGCAGGTGCCGCTCGCCGACGACGTCCGGCTGGACGAGGTGGCCGGGCGTACCCCCGGGTTCGTCGCGGCGGACCTGGCCGCGCTGGTCCGGGAGGCCGGCGTACGGGCGGCGTTGCGGCAGAAGTCCGCGCGGACGCCAACGGTGTCGATGGCCGACTTCACGGCCGCCCTGGAGGTGGTCCGCCCGACGACGATGGCCGCGTCCACACTGGAATTGGCGTCGGTGACCCTGGACGACGTCGGCGGCCTGACCGAGGTCAAGCAGACTCTCACCGAGTCGGTGCTGTGGCCGCTGACCTACCCCGACACGTTCGCCCGCCTCGGCGTGCAGCCACCGCGCGGCGTGCTGCTCTACGGGCCACCCGGCTGCGGAAAGACGTACCTGGTCACCGCGCTCGCCGGCTCGGGTCGGGCGAACGTGCTCTCGGTGAAGGGCGCGGAACTGCTCTCCAAGTGGGTGGGCGAGAGCGAACGCGCGGTACGCGAGCTGTTCCGCCGGGCCCGGGAGGCCGCCCCGACGCTGATCTTCCTGGACGAGATGGACGCGTTGGCGCCGGTACGCGGGCAGGCCACTGACGGGGGCACCACGGACCGGGTGGTCGCCGCGCTGCTCACCGAGCTGGACGGGGTGGAGACGCTGCGCAACGTGGTGGTGGTCGGTGCCACCAACCGGCCGGACCTGGTCGACCCGGCGCTGCTGCGACC
The DNA window shown above is from Micromonospora lupini and carries:
- a CDS encoding AAA family ATPase translates to MAQPDLTLTASLRPAALDARRGIVRLHPEALTALGLRPGDPVRLAGRRETAGIVAAAGSGASSALLYADDLTLGNLGLRDGASVRVSPLPLTPAGRVTLTGPVEVVAAVSPEMLRLALLGKVVTAGDDVSLLPQDVLPDASTRSLVEAARRSLATTVGFAWTSTLLTVVAVDRSAGSLVTMDTVVAWEHGAATHGEPVPAPPSGATPAADVPDDAPDAPPDVDELPGLRAQAEELTELFDLGFHHREVLGRLGTTISLGVLLSGPAGSGKSALVRAVAARVGARVHPLWAPEVAALTNQAAADRLRAAATAVRESGPAVLLVTDVEALAPADEPGPLATVFRQVLAETVRAGVAVVCTTGRPEAVDPALRAPDLLSLRISVPLPDPALRREQLTVLTRQVPLADDVRLDEVAGRTPGFVAADLAALVREAGVRAALRQKSARTPTVSMADFTAALEVVRPTTMAASTLELASVTLDDVGGLTEVKQTLTESVLWPLTYPDTFARLGVQPPRGVLLYGPPGCGKTYLVTALAGSGRANVLSVKGAELLSKWVGESERAVRELFRRAREAAPTLIFLDEMDALAPVRGQATDGGTTDRVVAALLTELDGVETLRNVVVVGATNRPDLVDPALLRPGRLGRLVYVPPPDGPARAEILRAASRHVPLAPDVDLAALGAELTGFSAADCAAVVREAALAAMRESLAAATVTAAHVTAARERVRPSLDPAQVAWLAAYAAGRD